The segment CAGATCAAGAACAACCATGATCTGCTTTAACAGATCGAATTTTGTGGGTCTTAGAGGGCTGCCCAGTGTGAAAATTTGCAAAATACGTATTTTTATGATATTCTGTATTTAGACAATGGAGAGCAATATGACTGAAATTACAGCAAGCGAATTCCAGCGCAATTTTGGCAAATATAGCGACGTGGCGATGACCGAGCCGGTCGTCATCACCAATCACGGGCGGGAGCGCTATGTGCTTGTCCCAGCAAAGCGCTATCGGGAACTTGAAGCTCTGGATACTCGTCAGGCGCTCTATCCCCATGAGCTTGATGATACGATGAAGGATGAGTTGACCAAAGGCTATCAAGGCGCAGAAACGCCCTATCTGGATCACCTCCTAGACTAAGGCATGTTTGATCCCAAAGTCGGCCTGGTGATTCGATATGACTTCCTCTGGCGGGATGATGCCGCGAAAGGTCTCGAGCACGGCAAAGACCGCCCATGCACTATTGTGGTCGCAAGGCGCAACGAGGCCGATAACAGCCATACGGTGCTTCTTTGCCCGATTACTCATTCGCCCCCAAGTAACCCTGTCCAATCTGTAGAGATCCCACCGCGCGTTTGCGCGCATCTGGGACTTGATGAGAAAACGTCCTGGATCAAGACAGATCAGATTAACCAAGTGATATGGCCGGATGATCGTCTGCCTTTTGGTGTGACACCAGTAAGGGATGGTGAATGGACTTACGGCGAGATGCCAGCCCAGCTCAATCGCAAGGCACTGCAACAGGTGCGTTTTGCGTCGAAGGGAAGAAGTTTATCAGTGACGCGGCGCAGTCATGATAATGAATGGGAGCGCTAGACGCTATGAGCGTCTAGCCAACATTCCCACATAGCGATCACATGACTCACATCCCGTGAGGTATCAACGATGCGTGTGGGATGGCTTATCAGGGTTGCTAAGGCCATCGAGGCTAACCGGAGGGCGATCTGGAAACTCAACCATCAGGTTGAGCTTGCCGCCCATGGCCTCAATATAGCTGCGTAAAGTGGATAGCATCAGATCGCTACGCTTTTCCATTTGAGCCACAGTCGCCTGGCGAATGCCCAACATCTCCGCAAGCTGTGTCTGGGTCAGCTCTTTTGCTTTCCGAATTTCCTGCAAGGTCAGGTACTCAGCGTGCAAACGGTCAGCTTCGGCCATGATGCGCTCACGGCGTGCTTTCGGCAGCTTGTTCAGTTTCTCATTCAATGTCGTTGTCATCGCTTCGTCCTTTCCTGCTTGGCCAGATGCTCGTCAAATAAGTATCTCACCTCATAGTTTAATATAGCACAGGAGCTATATAACTTTCAGCCTATATTTTGTCTGGCAAGCACACCCACCGCGAGAGGGTTTGCGGAGCGACACCATACTTCTTTGCCATGGCGGTGATGGTGCTTTCTTTGGCGGCGATGAGCGCCCTGGCATAGGCGATTTGCTGATCGGTCAGTTTGCGCGGGCGGCCGATGTGAATGCCTCTGGCCTTGGCGGCGGCCATGCCTGCCTTGGTACGCTCGCGGATTTGTTCGCGCTCGAACTCGGCAAATACCGCGAGCTGGGCAAAGATCATTCGGCCTATGGCCGTGGTGGTGTCGATGCCCTGGGTGACGGCCACAAAATCCACGCCGCGTTGCCTCAGATCATCCAGCAGCAACAGCAGATGCGCCGTTGACCGGCCCAACCGGTCAATCTTCCAGACAAGCAACGTATCGCCATCCTGCAGCAGGCTCAGAACGTCATTCAATCCCTTGCGCTCGGTAATCGATCCGCTGACCCCGTGATCGCTGTAGATCACATCGCAGCCCGCCTGTTTGAGCGCATCAAGTTGCAGGTTTTCTGTCTGATCGTGGTCCGAAACCCGGACATAGCCAATTTTCATGAGATGAGTGTCAGCAGCGATCTCGCCCAAGGCAAGGTGCCAGAAAGCCTATCCACAACAATATCTTAACGGCAATTATGGGCCGTTTGAGGGACCGGTCAAAAGGGGTCCCTTATGAATGGTGGATGAAAATGGCTTCAAGCAAGGATTCTGGAGACAACAATCGGCAAGATCAAGGTAAAAACAGGCACAAAACAGTGTTTATGCAAATAATAACAAAAGGGACCCCTTTTGTTATTACGGTTTCTAAGGGGTGTCTATCTTTGTTCTTCCGTGGTGGTTGGAGTTGGCATGATTCGTATTTCAAGGAGTCTTGTTCATGTCTTTTCCACTGCGTGCCGTGATGCTATCTGCGGCTATTTTAACTGTTACCGGATGCGCCACAATGGAGGCCAGTCAGAACGGCCAGCAACTATCGGAAGCCGAACTGGACAGCATGTCCTGTGAGGAACTGCTGAAAATGCAGGCCGCTTTCCAGGAAGATAGCGGCATGGTTTCCGACATTCTGTCCGTTGTCTCCGATCTCACCGGCAAATCAACCTCTGCCACAACGGGCCTCAGCTATAGCCAGCAGCGGGGCTTGAACAAGGCCGCCGATATGGTCATGGACCAGATCGAAAAACGTCAATGCGGGGCCTGATCATGTCCGAACAGCAACCCAATTTGACCGTCAGTGAACTGACCAAGGTAATGCAAGCTGGTCTTAACGGTCGGTCCTTGTTGATCACACTGCTTCTCTGGTTCTTCCTTGGCTATCTGGGAGCGCATCGCTTCTATCTCGGCAAGTACAAGAGTGCCGTTGCCATGGCGATATTGACCATCGTTGGATGGCTCACAGCATTCATCGTGATCGGCATTTTCATTCTGATCGGCGTCGGTATCTGGTGGGTCGTCGATCTGGTTAACATCCTGATGGCCGCTTCACGGGAGGCCGACCAACGCGCCAAGGCGGGTGCGTCATGACAAGCATAAGGGTGGCACTGGCGATGTGCCTGTCTGTCCTTGGGGGCGGCACTCTCCATGCAATCCCGGCCAAGGCCGACAAGCCAGTGATCCGGGGCTTTGGGATCAAGCCGTTCCCCGGTTCTGCGGCGGAGAGCAAGCCGTCCAAAGCGCCGCTTGATCTGGATGGTATTGCTTTGCCTGATTTTGCCCACTCATCCTTTGCCGGGATGGAGCTGGAGGTAAACGGCATTCAGGTGGATCAACGGATTGACCGAGCCGTGTTGTCGGCATTCCCGACAGCGCGCTTAAAGGTCATAAACTGGACTGACAGCCAGAATGTGAAGGTGCGTGAAGACTATGCTGATCAATCTATCAACAGCGGCAACATTATGGATGTCCGCGACACCATGGAAATCCGCGTCACCCCTTGGCACGCAGGCAGCCTTATCAGTAAACTTGATAGGAAGGTGACGATCGATTATCGCCTGACGGATCGAATGCCCACGGAAGGCGATTTTATCGGGGCGGTGATCGAACGCCATGGTGAAAGCCCGGTGGATGATGACAGCAAGGCCCAAATCTTCGGTTCACGGCAAGATTTGCGATTCAACTCACTGATCTATCCCATTAAGGATGGCCAAATCACGAATGTACCCTGCTGGCATCCGCATGTTGACTGGACCGCACGGTCAGGCCCAGTGGAAAGGATAGCTGAAAGAGCGCTGACCCATATCGACGAGGGCTGGTGTGATGGTGTCTTGATCTACCATTTTGCGCGCAACTTCTCTCATAAAGGCCGTCTCCAGCAATACGGAACGGTCTTGCGTGACTTTAAACTTGAGGCCAACGCTACAATCCAAGATGTGAGGTTGCGTAAAGAAGAAACAGAAAAGCGGCAAGCCGCCACGCCGTCTGTTGCACCCAAATTGTGATCGTAAGGCAGAACAAATCACCCCGGCTTAGGCCGGGGTGATTGGCATTTAGGGATCGAAATGCGGCAATTGCCAATGGGCGTGCAGCACGGTTTCGATATTCTCCAACGTCGCCAGAATATTGCGGCGCTGAGCGCTGCCATGGGCTGTGCCCATGAGCAATCGGCTATAGCGTTGATGCAAATGCCAAAGCTCGTGCAGGCTTTTGGTCTGCAATTCATGGATGGTGATAAAGCAAATCATGCGGTTCTCCTTTGTCCTGTAAGACCCGGCCAATCCAGGTCTTGATAGGAAGCGGAGACGCATGGGATCAGGCCCACAGACACCCACAGGGGCGTAACGTCAGAGAAGCAGGGAGGCGCTCTTGTGTGCGACTATCCCTTGTCTGATCAAGGGGCTATCCCCCGTGCGATTTTAGTGACTGGCTCAAGACCTGATGGCCTGTGGGTGAATGGAGGGGGGGGGGGCATGATGTGTCATCCGGACATTAAAGCGGACATCACGGGCGCATAATAATATGTAAGCTATTGATGCAATTGAATTTAAAAGGCTTTTAGAAGCGGACATGCCGCATGGAAAAAATCAGCTGTTCCCATTTAAGAATTATAGAGGTGAACATAATAGTCTGCGTTTGACAGATTTGGTGCCTGTGAGATCACGTGAGTGTTCCGATACAGCCAAGTCTTCTCTTAGTCAGAACGACTTCTAGCCGACTTTTTCCATCCATCGGTGAACATAAAGATGGATATAGGTCATCACTTTCTCATCAAAGGTGCAGTCCATCTCGGTATCGGCTTCAACCGCATCGAGCATGATGTGTATTTTTGATTTCGGGAGGGTGAGCATCCAATTGAGCGATTCCCAATGCCAATTGGTCATGGTGACCAAAAATTCACGACCGTCAGGGTGACGGATCACATTGGTGTCCATCTCTTTCCACCACGCTTCTCGATTGCCTTCTTCAGGTAATGGGTATTTTTTATCGCTCATTGTCTTTATCATTATTATTTGAGTTTACTTTATCTTGATGTTCTTTTTCAAGTTTTTCCTCCATCTCTTGTTTTAGTGCAATCGCTGTTTGCTCTAGCTCTACTTGTTCATCGACGATCCGTTGAAGAGACCCGCCTGGCTTCAGCACAAGTTGTGGAGCATTGTTTCGAAACTTTTCGGGATAACTGTAATCATTCGGGTCACGCGATTTGTCCTTCACGGCTTTGAACTCTTTGGCTGCGCGGCCTTTGCCGGGTTCTTCATAATCAGCGGGATTAACCATTATCATTTCTCCTCATGCAGATTGACGCCCTTGGCTTTCAATGCAGGGTCATTGAACCATGGCGTTTTGATGCCTTTGATGGGGTAAGCGTTTTCAACCAGCAGGATTTGTTGATCGCTGCGTAGGGTCATGAGCTCATCAGCAAAGGCCAATGAGCGTTGGCCTTGAGCCTTGGTCTCGCTATTCGAGTTATTGCCACCAAAAACCGTGGAGATAGCCGTGCTGACATTCCAAACGGTGGTGACGCCGCAGAGCTTAGAGAAGTACTCAGCCGTCATCTGATCCCGGCTGCCAAAATATTGCAGCACGCCAGAATTACTGACGAATGTTTCCCAGCCATCGCCATAGATGCGCTTGAGCTGGGATAGGTCCTGGGTAATTCCCCACAACTGCATCCCGAATCCAGCCATTAAGCCATAGGCTTGCTCGACCATCTTGAGATGGCCAAGGGCGGGCATTTCATCCAGCAGGAACAAAACAGGGTATTTGGGTTGCGTCGTGATGTTCCGAGCGGTCTGCGTGATGGCTTGCTGGATCATCAGGCGTAACCACCGGCCAAAAGTGTTCAAACGATCTGCCGGTAAAATGAGATAGATGGTTAAATGACCATTCTTCATCGCATCGAAGCTGAAGTCGGTCTTTGAAAGCGCATCAATGATGCGTGGGCTTTCCAAGAAATGCGTGTGCGACTGGGCGGTTGAGAAGACGCCTGAGCGCTCTTTATCGGCTTTCTGCTTGATACGATGCGCCGCTGATTGGACTTGCTTGTTGTGAACATTGCTCACCATGTTCGCCAAGACCTCATCAAAATCATCCTCATTCGTTTCGCGTGGATTATTCCTGTCNCGCGGTGGCAGTGTGAGNATTTCGCGTAGACGCCCGAGGTTGCGGTTTCCAACCTCCTCTTGTTCGGTGGCGAGGTGCATCAGCAGCCCATAAATCAAGGCGCGGGCCTCATTATCCCAATACGGATCACCCCGCTCATTGGGCATCACAAGAGCATCCGCCAAAAGCATCGCGTTTTCTGATAGGTCCGGATCACCCTCAACCAGCCAATCCATTGGATTGAAGCGGGCTTTGGGCATGTCCAAGGCCTTATCAGTGATGCCCCAAGGATCGACGATCATCACTTCCTGGCCCATGGCTTTACGGGCTTTGGCGGTAATCAGGGCGTTCTCACCNTTNGGATCNATGACNAGNGCNGANCCNGGATANGTNAGCAANTTNGGGATGATGGCGCTNACNCCNTTNCCNGCACGGGTNGGNGCNACNGTNAGNANATGNCGNGGNCCGCTATAGGCGAGCTTATGCGTGGCATAATCATCTTTTGGATCATTCCATGACCCAAGCTTTATGCCTTCCGATGACAGAAGATCTTTGGCTTCAAGATCAGCCTTCTTGGCCCAGCGGGATGAGCCAAAGGTTGTTGGCATCAACCCTTCAATGGCGGGCCAGAGCTTGTACATCGCATAGGCAGCGCCAAGCACGCCTGCGAGGATGCCCGTGACGACCGCCATGGTGTAACCAGCCATCGGATAGATCACCATCGCGGTATAGATGATTGCACCGATTAGCACTATGTATGGCCAGAAGCGCTTGAAGAAGACGAATGGCAGAAAAGCGCCCATAAACGCCAATACCCCGACCGCAATGTTCAGCCCTAGTTGCGACCAGACCAAGAAGTTAAGTTGGCCCCAAGCCTCGAATTGCACATGCAAAGCCGCATAAATCAGCACGAAGCTGATGGCATACAGGATCAGTGGCTTTCGGTAGGTTTGTGTGAATTCTGAGATGCGCTCTTTGACTGCCATGACTTCCCCCATAGCCTGATATCCAACCCGATGAGATGGTCAGCGCAAACCGCACTGGAGTCCATCATAGGCACGCATACGATTGTATTATATTGTGGGGATTACCGGCCTCGATCCGGTCCTGATCGACCTCGTTTGAGCTCATGTTGCCGCTCTAAAGCCTCGCGTTCGTTACGTAATCGCTCTTGACGTGGTTCGCGATCAA is part of the Micavibrio sp. TMED2 genome and harbors:
- a CDS encoding transcriptional regulator, which encodes MTTTLNEKLNKLPKARRERIMAEADRLHAEYLTLQEIRKAKELTQTQLAEMLGIRQATVAQMEKRSDLMLSTLRSYIEAMGGKLNLMVEFPDRPPVSLDGLSNPDKPSHTHR
- a CDS encoding DNA resolvase — its product is MKIGYVRVSDHDQTENLQLDALKQAGCDVIYSDHGVSGSITERKGLNDVLSLLQDGDTLLVWKIDRLGRSTAHLLLLLDDLRQRGVDFVAVTQGIDTTTAIGRMIFAQLAVFAEFEREQIRERTKAGMAAAKARGIHIGRPRKLTDQQIAYARALIAAKESTITAMAKKYGVAPQTLSRWVCLPDKI